A part of Methanoculleus thermophilus genomic DNA contains:
- a CDS encoding GltB/FmdC/FwdC-like GXGXG domain-containing protein, whose amino-acid sequence MAKQVVIDAKGMHYTPLNQQIRKAIEDGADEIVINNVLGQRFIGDGLRGNATIRVNGVAGGDLAMFMSGPTVIVHGNAEHAPGNTMDSGKVVIHGSAGDAVAHSMRGGKVFVRGDIGYRGGIHMKQYEAQRPVLVVGGSAQTFLGEYMAGGLLIVLDLNGKMKAHEIGSGIHGGEIIIRGDVDDANLASGAKKVPLTEEDRRRIAPVLREFAADFGLEPEPLVNADYTRIVPASARPFAGKYTWE is encoded by the coding sequence ATGGCAAAACAAGTTGTTATTGATGCGAAGGGGATGCACTACACGCCCTTGAACCAGCAGATCAGAAAGGCCATTGAAGACGGTGCTGACGAGATCGTCATCAACAACGTCCTCGGACAGCGGTTCATCGGCGATGGTCTTCGCGGGAACGCTACCATCCGGGTCAACGGTGTCGCAGGCGGCGACCTTGCCATGTTCATGAGCGGGCCGACCGTCATCGTCCACGGCAACGCTGAGCACGCGCCCGGCAACACGATGGATAGCGGAAAGGTAGTTATCCACGGGAGTGCCGGAGATGCGGTGGCACACAGTATGCGGGGCGGCAAGGTCTTCGTCCGCGGAGACATAGGCTACCGCGGCGGAATCCACATGAAGCAGTACGAGGCGCAGCGCCCCGTTCTGGTCGTCGGAGGATCCGCTCAGACGTTCCTTGGCGAATATATGGCCGGTGGCCTTCTCATCGTTCTCGACCTCAATGGAAAGATGAAGGCACACGAGATCGGAAGCGGCATCCACGGCGGAGAGATCATCATTCGCGGCGACGTGGATGATGCCAATCTTGCCTCAGGGGCAAAGAAGGTCCCGCTCACCGAGGAAGACAGAAGACGGATCGCCCCGGTGCTCCGGGAGTTTGCCGCCGACTTCGGGCTCGAGCCGGAGCCACTCGTGAACGCTGACTATACCCGGATCGTCCCTGCGAGCGCACGGCCCTTTGCCGGGAAGTATACGTGGGAGTGA
- a CDS encoding Coenzyme F420 hydrogenase/dehydrogenase, beta subunit C-terminal domain, with translation MEMKTYKDLESEVWKTDLCSGCGACVAVCPADALRFEPGNTDAPVNIGYCKADNDSVPCGACYAACPRVDLAGQGQMLGPYMDIVAARSAFPVERKQSGGAVTAILVNALEEGLIDAVVTVTRDPWTMKPSSAVITSAEELVLHAGSRYSWWVPLLASLKEAVVTRKYRRIAVVGVPCVARATQAIRTSEHDLLRPYAKAIRLVIGLFCTETFDYAKLVEGKLQSEREIEPWEINRLDIKGKLDVYLQDERQLSIPLAELEEAVRPGCHVCTDFTAVEADVSAGAVGSPGGYTTLIIRNDIGRGFVDRAVWRGKLSTGSNVDLAVIERLAAKKAERRQE, from the coding sequence ATGGAGATGAAGACATACAAAGATCTGGAGTCCGAGGTCTGGAAGACGGACCTCTGCTCCGGGTGCGGGGCGTGCGTGGCGGTCTGTCCGGCGGATGCCCTCCGGTTCGAACCGGGGAACACCGATGCACCGGTGAACATCGGCTACTGCAAGGCTGACAACGACAGCGTCCCCTGTGGGGCATGCTACGCGGCCTGCCCGAGAGTGGACCTTGCAGGGCAGGGCCAGATGCTCGGGCCGTACATGGATATCGTTGCGGCCCGGTCGGCCTTCCCGGTCGAGCGGAAACAGAGCGGTGGTGCCGTGACGGCAATCCTCGTGAACGCCCTCGAAGAGGGGCTGATCGATGCGGTCGTCACGGTGACGCGTGATCCCTGGACGATGAAGCCGTCCTCCGCGGTGATCACTTCTGCAGAAGAGCTCGTCCTGCATGCCGGAAGCCGCTACTCCTGGTGGGTGCCGCTTCTCGCATCCCTCAAGGAGGCAGTGGTCACCCGGAAGTACCGGCGGATCGCCGTGGTGGGCGTGCCCTGCGTGGCACGGGCGACACAGGCGATCAGAACCAGCGAGCATGACCTTCTTCGGCCCTATGCAAAGGCGATCCGGCTCGTGATCGGTCTCTTCTGCACGGAGACCTTCGACTACGCGAAACTGGTCGAAGGAAAACTGCAGTCGGAGAGGGAGATCGAGCCCTGGGAGATCAACCGCCTCGATATCAAGGGGAAACTGGACGTCTACCTGCAGGATGAGCGGCAGCTCTCCATCCCGCTTGCCGAACTGGAGGAAGCGGTCCGGCCCGGGTGCCATGTCTGCACCGACTTCACGGCCGTTGAGGCGGACGTTTCAGCCGGGGCCGTCGGGTCACCGGGCGGCTACACGACACTCATCATCCGGAACGATATCGGCCGGGGTTTCGTCGACCGCGCGGTCTGGCGGGGCAAACTCTCGACCGGCAGCAACGTCGACCTCGCCGTCATCGAGCGCCTGGCGGCGAAGAAGGCAGAGCGGCGACAGGAATAA
- a CDS encoding chloride channel protein gives MNHPGDSTAAPPGGDGVERYSPRFVLAAILIAVTAAGAMVLFLEVQRLGEALLWPDSFPVPLFPLVLSTAGGLLVGLCLHVFGDHVLLLQQSIVEFQKTGRFEPRHLPAGLLAIYLSLIFGASLGPEVAAIDMGGSMGTLAGDRLRSRVRTLSIAGIAGALAGFAIYLQITKTAGGALYPLPPLGEFFPLYLVYAAILGLAGAAAGALFIGAFRLFHRLMTPLAGQHLIRGLAGGVGLGIAGMVFPLVLFSGQNEFKTVLETGAAAGAAVLLLLVAAKILASTWCMATVFKGGPIFPLIFAGGTLGLAVSLLIPAIPPAVAVPAVMAGMIVCVLKAPAAVIPIVALVFLQWEVLIIVAIATVTGYYATRKIEMFPHDGNGGDTGSVP, from the coding sequence GTGAACCATCCCGGAGACAGCACCGCAGCCCCGCCCGGCGGAGACGGGGTCGAGCGGTACTCACCCCGGTTCGTGCTCGCCGCCATCCTGATCGCCGTCACGGCCGCCGGAGCGATGGTGCTCTTTCTCGAGGTACAGAGGCTCGGAGAGGCTCTTTTATGGCCAGACTCGTTCCCTGTTCCTCTCTTTCCTCTGGTCCTTTCGACCGCGGGCGGTCTTTTGGTCGGGCTCTGCCTGCACGTCTTCGGCGACCACGTGCTGCTGCTCCAGCAGAGTATTGTAGAGTTTCAGAAAACCGGCCGGTTCGAGCCGCGGCACCTTCCCGCCGGGCTGCTCGCCATCTACCTCTCGCTGATCTTCGGGGCGAGTCTCGGGCCCGAGGTGGCCGCCATCGATATGGGCGGGAGCATGGGCACCCTTGCCGGCGACCGGCTGCGGAGCCGGGTGCGGACGCTCTCAATCGCCGGTATCGCCGGTGCCCTTGCGGGGTTTGCGATCTACCTTCAGATCACCAAGACTGCAGGCGGTGCCCTCTATCCGCTTCCACCGCTTGGAGAATTCTTCCCGCTATACCTTGTCTACGCCGCGATCCTCGGGCTTGCCGGTGCGGCGGCGGGCGCCCTCTTCATCGGAGCATTCCGTCTCTTTCACCGCCTCATGACACCCCTTGCCGGGCAGCACCTGATCAGGGGTCTAGCCGGGGGTGTCGGGCTCGGTATTGCCGGGATGGTCTTTCCGCTCGTGCTCTTCTCGGGACAGAACGAGTTCAAGACCGTCCTTGAGACGGGAGCAGCTGCAGGTGCGGCCGTGCTGCTCCTGCTCGTCGCGGCAAAGATTCTCGCGAGCACATGGTGCATGGCGACGGTTTTCAAGGGCGGGCCGATCTTTCCGCTGATCTTTGCGGGCGGGACGCTCGGTCTCGCCGTCAGCCTCCTGATCCCTGCGATCCCGCCGGCCGTCGCCGTTCCCGCCGTCATGGCAGGAATGATCGTCTGCGTCCTCAAGGCCCCGGCCGCGGTGATCCCGATCGTGGCGCTCGTCTTCCTGCAATGGGAGGTCCTGATCATCGTCGCCATCGCGACCGTAACCGGGTATTACGCCACCAGAAAGATCGAGATGTTTCCTCACGATGGCAACGGAGGAGACACAGGGAGCGTGCCGTAA
- the cca gene encoding CCA tRNA nucleotidyltransferase yields the protein MTRYPCEEEVLKQIRPTPEERTYIRTMGKRLIEAVERSGMAKAMMVGSVARDTFVRGDRDLDIFMLFDPSLSREELQEQGLALAHRVAEEFGATWREKYAEHPYVNATINSLDIDLVPCYAVESATKIKSAVDRTPFHTRYILSHIGDYADDVLLLKQFAKAGGVYGSDHMTEGFSGYLCELLTIYYGGFHPLLEAAARWRPGEVIDIEKHGTKEFEDPLVVIDPVDPERNVAAALSLSRMFEFAELARGYLAEPSIEFFCRPDSPPLTREVFTRLLAARGTHLFTLTFKTPDYTPDTVVPQLRKSAESIRELLERSEFAVNRIDVCMGEERCMLLFELMNETVPVMRRHIGPPLWSRGNAEKFLAKYVREEVFAGPYVEEGRYVVEVPRTFTRAVDLLRSRTLFEVALGKHVRRSMKQGWTVKVGVECWDEEFAEFISRFLARSSPLARIMRRTGK from the coding sequence GTGACCCGATACCCTTGCGAGGAGGAGGTGCTCAAACAGATCCGCCCCACGCCTGAAGAGCGGACCTACATCCGGACGATGGGGAAACGCCTGATCGAGGCGGTGGAGCGGTCGGGGATGGCGAAGGCGATGATGGTAGGGTCGGTCGCCCGCGATACATTCGTCCGGGGCGATCGGGACCTTGACATCTTCATGCTCTTTGACCCCTCTCTCTCCCGCGAAGAACTCCAGGAGCAGGGTCTAGCGCTCGCGCACCGGGTCGCCGAGGAGTTCGGCGCGACCTGGCGCGAGAAATACGCGGAGCACCCTTACGTCAACGCAACGATCAACTCGCTCGATATCGATCTCGTTCCCTGTTACGCCGTCGAAAGCGCCACCAAGATCAAGAGCGCCGTGGACCGGACTCCGTTTCATACCCGCTACATACTCTCGCACATAGGCGACTACGCCGACGACGTCCTTCTCTTAAAGCAGTTTGCGAAGGCAGGCGGGGTTTACGGATCGGATCATATGACCGAGGGGTTCTCGGGCTACCTCTGCGAACTGCTGACGATCTATTACGGTGGGTTCCACCCGCTCCTCGAGGCCGCCGCCCGCTGGCGGCCGGGGGAAGTGATCGATATCGAGAAGCACGGGACGAAGGAGTTTGAGGACCCGCTCGTCGTCATCGATCCGGTCGACCCGGAGCGGAACGTGGCGGCGGCGCTCTCACTCTCGCGGATGTTCGAGTTTGCCGAACTCGCACGCGGCTACCTTGCCGAGCCGTCGATAGAGTTCTTCTGCCGGCCGGATTCGCCCCCGCTCACCCGGGAGGTCTTCACCCGTCTCCTCGCCGCCCGTGGGACGCATCTCTTCACGCTCACCTTCAAGACGCCGGACTACACCCCCGATACGGTGGTGCCTCAGCTTCGGAAGTCCGCTGAATCGATCCGGGAACTCCTGGAGCGGAGCGAGTTTGCCGTCAATCGTATCGATGTCTGCATGGGGGAAGAGCGGTGCATGCTCCTCTTTGAGCTGATGAACGAGACCGTCCCGGTGATGCGCCGGCACATCGGCCCGCCGCTCTGGTCGCGGGGAAACGCTGAGAAGTTCCTCGCAAAGTATGTTCGTGAAGAGGTCTTTGCCGGACCCTACGTCGAGGAGGGCCGCTACGTGGTGGAGGTTCCTCGCACGTTCACCCGGGCCGTAGACCTTCTGCGGTCCAGGACCCTCTTTGAGGTTGCCCTCGGCAAACACGTCCGCCGCTCGATGAAGCAGGGCTGGACGGTGAAGGTCGGTGTGGAGTGCTGGGATGAGGAGTTTGCTGAGTTCATCTCGAGGTTCCTCGCGCGGTCGTCGCCTCTTGCGAGAATCATGAGGAGGACGGGGAAATGA
- the thpR gene encoding RNA 2',3'-cyclic phosphodiesterase, translated as MVRTFVAIDLAGDIREKARLSQEILAKSGGRLAIVDPANLHITLKFLGEVDPSMIEPIIDALRAVRADPFELTVGCAVCNPPQRPRVVWCDVTDNGESAALAREIDDLLAPLGFPREKRPFRPHVTLARVKEYHPSLSSQVACTPREPLGRFRVESIKLKKSTLTPRGSIYEDLAEVPL; from the coding sequence ATGGTCAGGACGTTCGTTGCAATCGATCTCGCGGGGGATATCCGCGAGAAGGCTCGTCTGTCGCAGGAGATTCTGGCGAAGTCCGGCGGTCGCCTCGCCATCGTCGATCCCGCAAATCTTCATATTACACTCAAGTTTCTGGGTGAAGTTGACCCGTCAATGATTGAGCCGATCATCGATGCGCTCCGGGCTGTCAGGGCCGATCCCTTCGAGTTGACGGTCGGGTGTGCGGTCTGCAATCCACCACAGAGACCCCGGGTGGTCTGGTGCGACGTCACAGACAATGGCGAGAGTGCCGCTCTCGCCCGGGAGATCGATGATCTCCTTGCACCGCTCGGGTTCCCCCGCGAAAAACGCCCATTCCGGCCTCATGTGACCCTTGCGCGGGTGAAAGAGTACCACCCCTCCCTCTCCTCGCAGGTGGCGTGCACTCCCCGTGAACCGCTTGGGAGATTCCGGGTGGAGAGCATCAAACTCAAGAAGAGCACGCTCACGCCCCGCGGATCGATATACGAGGATCTCGCGGAGGTTCCGCTGTGA